A genomic region of Nymphaea colorata isolate Beijing-Zhang1983 chromosome 2, ASM883128v2, whole genome shotgun sequence contains the following coding sequences:
- the LOC116247793 gene encoding bifunctional UDP-glucose 4-epimerase and UDP-xylose 4-epimerase 1-like isoform X2, with translation MGAQDGGCILVTGGAGFIGTHTVLQLLKEGFKVVIIDNLDNSVEEGVERVKDLAGPELAGNLTFILGDLRNKEDLENVFNGRRFDAVIHFAGLKAVAESVAKPFLYYHNNIVGTLNLFEFMEKYGCKKMVFSSSSTVYGQPEKIPCVEDFHLTALNPYGRTKLFVEDIARDIQKADPEWKMIFLRYFNPVGAHESGRIGEDPKGIPNNLMPYIQQVAVGRLPELNVYGVDYPTQDGSAVVQPTIWGLGVEHLCLKWLPHLRRLLARKYLSSCAPDDQAMLQPCMPLQIRP, from the exons ATGGGTGCCCAAGACGGTGGTTGCATTCTTGTAACGGGTGGGGCTGGTTTCATCGGCACGCACACGGTGCTGCAGCTGTTGAAGGAAGGATTCAAGGTCGTCATCATAGACAATCTTGACAATTCAGTGGAGGAGGGCGTCGAGAGGGTGAAGGATCTTGCCGGCCCCGAGCTTGCTGGGAACCTGACCTTTATTCTG GGAGATCTGCGGAATAAGGAGGATTTAGAGAACGTATTTAATGGAAGAAG ATTTGATGCAGTGATCCATTTTGCTGGCTTGAAGGCTGTGGCGGAGAGCGTTGCAAAGCCTTTTCTTTACTACCACAACAACATTGTCGGCACCTTGAACTTGTTTGAGTTCATGGAAAAATATGGCTGTAAAAAG atggtattctcttcttcttctacagtTTATGGCCAACCAGAAAAAATTCCTTGTGTTGAAGATTTTCATTTGACAGCACTGAATCCATATGGACGTACTAAG CTTTTCGTTGAAGATATTGCCCGAGACATTCAGAAGGCTGATCCAGAATGGAAAATGATCTTCCTACGGTATTTCAACCCAGTTGGAGCACACGAAAGTGGTCGCATTGGTGAAGATCCCAAGGGCATACCTAACAATCTTATGCCTTATATCCAGCAAGTGGCAGTTGGGAGATTGCCTGAGCTGAATGTATATGGTGTTGATTATCCTACACAAGATGGAAGTGCG GTTGTACAGCCTACAATTTGGGGACTGGGTGTGGAACATCTGTGCTTGAAATGGTTGCCGCATTTGAGAAGGCTTCTGGCAAG AAAATACCTGTCAAGTTGTGCCCCAGACGACCAGGCGATGCTACAGCCGTGTATGCCTCTACAGATAAGGCCTTAA
- the LOC116247793 gene encoding bifunctional UDP-glucose 4-epimerase and UDP-xylose 4-epimerase 1-like isoform X1, translated as MGAQDGGCILVTGGAGFIGTHTVLQLLKEGFKVVIIDNLDNSVEEGVERVKDLAGPELAGNLTFILGDLRNKEDLENVFNGRRFDAVIHFAGLKAVAESVAKPFLYYHNNIVGTLNLFEFMEKYGCKKMVFSSSSTVYGQPEKIPCVEDFHLTALNPYGRTKLFVEDIARDIQKADPEWKMIFLRYFNPVGAHESGRIGEDPKGIPNNLMPYIQQVAVGRLPELNVYGVDYPTQDGSAIRDYIHVMDLADGHICALQRLLTPEFNGCTAYNLGTGCGTSVLEMVAAFEKASGKKIPVKLCPRRPGDATAVYASTDKALRELGWKAKYGLAEMCRDQWNWARNNPFGYHTHP; from the exons ATGGGTGCCCAAGACGGTGGTTGCATTCTTGTAACGGGTGGGGCTGGTTTCATCGGCACGCACACGGTGCTGCAGCTGTTGAAGGAAGGATTCAAGGTCGTCATCATAGACAATCTTGACAATTCAGTGGAGGAGGGCGTCGAGAGGGTGAAGGATCTTGCCGGCCCCGAGCTTGCTGGGAACCTGACCTTTATTCTG GGAGATCTGCGGAATAAGGAGGATTTAGAGAACGTATTTAATGGAAGAAG ATTTGATGCAGTGATCCATTTTGCTGGCTTGAAGGCTGTGGCGGAGAGCGTTGCAAAGCCTTTTCTTTACTACCACAACAACATTGTCGGCACCTTGAACTTGTTTGAGTTCATGGAAAAATATGGCTGTAAAAAG atggtattctcttcttcttctacagtTTATGGCCAACCAGAAAAAATTCCTTGTGTTGAAGATTTTCATTTGACAGCACTGAATCCATATGGACGTACTAAG CTTTTCGTTGAAGATATTGCCCGAGACATTCAGAAGGCTGATCCAGAATGGAAAATGATCTTCCTACGGTATTTCAACCCAGTTGGAGCACACGAAAGTGGTCGCATTGGTGAAGATCCCAAGGGCATACCTAACAATCTTATGCCTTATATCCAGCAAGTGGCAGTTGGGAGATTGCCTGAGCTGAATGTATATGGTGTTGATTATCCTACACAAGATGGAAGTGCG ATTAGAGATTATATCCATGTGATGGACTTGGCTGATGGTCATATATGTGCACTTCAGAGGTTGCTCACCCCAGAATTTAAtg GTTGTACAGCCTACAATTTGGGGACTGGGTGTGGAACATCTGTGCTTGAAATGGTTGCCGCATTTGAGAAGGCTTCTGGCAAG AAAATACCTGTCAAGTTGTGCCCCAGACGACCAGGCGATGCTACAGCCGTGTATGCCTCTACAGATAAGGCCTTAAGGGAACTTGGCTGGAA AGCCAAGTATGGCCTAGCTGAAATGTGCAGAGACCAGTGGAATTGGGCCAGGAACAACCCATTTGGGTATCATACACATCCTTAA